Proteins co-encoded in one Arachis hypogaea cultivar Tifrunner chromosome 11, arahy.Tifrunner.gnm2.J5K5, whole genome shotgun sequence genomic window:
- the LOC112722817 gene encoding microtubule-associated protein 70-5, translating into MVMSGEEQYGDDVVQLVQPSDPLVLELNRLQNHLREKSKELATCQGQIKTFKLTEAQKDKAIEELRNEVDKLEDRLGVTEDHLKQKNLEIKKLTDEKKCALAAQYAAEATLRRVHANQKDDDSLPIDSIIAPFEAEIKIYKNEITALQEDKKALERLTKSKESALLEAERILRSALERALIVEEVQNQNMDLKRQIEICQEENKILEKTHRQKILEVEKLSQTIQELEETILASGATANAIRDYQRRISELLEEKKTLERELARAKVSANRIANVVANEWKDENDKVMPVRQWLEERRIMQAEIQRLKDKLAISERTSKAESQLKDKLKLRLKTLEEGLKQFSNNATNSNAFSQSPKEEKSNILGFLTTSSGLRKRSTSQPRGSAVGSSLFQQPNNKNMIIDNAAAMLKQGSPARKRYSAAENVLKKGIWASRSKVVDGGEKENEIHVDPDMKLNKFSDENKAAEIRNAAVDVDEDSKSKIANDFGSEDVVSGFLYDRLQKEVINLRKSCEVKDSNLQAKDEEIKMLAKKVDALTKAMEVEWKKMKREAAAKEKEVSPTKSDDNKKTRSTSTSKRVTKDH; encoded by the exons ATGGTGATGAGCGGTGAAGAGCAATATGGAGATGATGTTGTTCAACTTGTCCAACCATCAGACCCGCTGGTGTTGGAGCTTAATCGTTTGCAAAACCACCTCAGAG AAAAGAGCAAGGAATTGGCCACTTGCCAGGGTCAAATCAAGACCTTCAAGTTAACTGAAGCTCAAAAGGATAAGGCCATAGAAGAG TTGAGAAATGAAGTTGATAAACTTGAGGATCGGCTTGGAGTTACTGAGGATCATCTCAAACAGAAG AATCTGGAAATCAAGAAACTGACAGATGAAAAGAAATGTGCATTGGCTGCACAATATGCGGCAGAAGCAACTCTTAGAAGGGTACATGCAAATCAAAAGGATGATGATTCTCTTCCAATTGACAGCATCATTGCTCCATTTGAAGCTGAGATTAAAATATACAAGAATGAG ATTACAGCACTACAAGAAGATAAGAAAGCTTTGGAACGACTCACAAAGTCAAAAGAGTCAGCACTGCTAGAAGCAGAGAGGATTTTGCGAAGTGCACTAGAGAGGGCTCTAATTGTTGAGGAAGTTCAAAATCAGAACATGGATTTGAAGAGACAGATTGAGATTTGCCAG GAGGAAAACAAAATCCTAGAGAAAACACACCGCCAAAAGATATTGGAAGTTGAAAAGCTTAGCCAAACCATTCAAGAACTCGAGGAAACCATCTTAGCAAGCGGAGCCACTGCTAATGCCATTCGTGATTACCAACGGCGGATTTCTGAGCTGCTA GAGGAGAAGAAAACATTGGAGAGGGAGCTAGCAAGGGCAAAAGTTTCAGCCAATAGAATTGCAAACGTTGTAGCTAATGAGTGGAAGGATGAAAATGATAAGGTCATGCCTGTCAGGCAATGGCTTGAAGAGAGGAGGATTATGCAG GCAGAGATTCAAAGGTTGAAAGACAAGCTAGCTATATCAGAGCGAACATCAAAGGCAGAATCACAGTTGAag GATAAACTGAAGCTGAGGCTGAAGACACTGGAAGAGGGTTTAAAGCAATTCTCAAATAACGCAACCAATTCGAATGCATTTTCTCAGTCTCCAAAAGAAGAAAAGTCTAACATCTTAGGTTTCCTAACTACCAGTAGTGGACTGAGAAAGAGATCCACATCACAACCTAGGGGATCTGCTGTTGGAAGCTCTTTATTTCAGCAGCCAAATAACAAAAACATGATCATAGACAATGCTGCTGCGATGTTAAAACAGGGGAGCCCTGCAAGAAAGAGATATAGTGCTGCTGAAAATGTGTTGAAGAAAGGGATATGGGCATCGCGAAGCAAAGTTGTTGATGGTGGTGAAAAGGAGAATGAGATACATGTGGACCCAGACATGAAGTTGAACAAGTTTAGTGATGAAAACAAAGCAGCAGAAATTAGAAACGCTGCTGTGGACGTGGATGAAGATTCCAAAAGCAAGATAGCCAATGATTTTGGCAGTGAAGATGTGGTCTCAGGTTTTCTGTATGATAGGCTTCAAAAAGAAGTCATCAATCTGAGGAAGTCTTGTGAAGTTAAAGACAGTAATTTGCAAGCCAAAGATGAAGAAATTAAG ATGCTTGCAAAGAAAGTTGATGCACTGACAAAAGCCATGGAAGTAGAGTGGAAGAAAATGAAGAGAGAAGCAGCTGCAAAAGAGAAGGAGGTTTCACCAACAAAGTCGGATGATAACAAGAAAACTAGAAGTACAAGTACCTCTAAAAG GGTGACGAAAGATCATTGA
- the LOC112721897 gene encoding uncharacterized protein, whose amino-acid sequence MGGPVEDELGGPAVVNEKSDSDDYNYEYASEECHTPVSSEDQRTMHGLDFNEENEYGEVRFELGMQFSTMEKFKKALKDVFVWDGRDCMYIKNEKERVRARCAEENCPWLIYMARNSKTMAFEIKTFHNKHTCGRDYGSNLADRAWVTDKLEKRLATQPKLTPREATEHMKQDYNVQVHPKMIQKALKAAREIVVGNDKAQYGKLWDYLQELHRSNPGSTADMCVDPILQSLPLFDKIYICLDACRNGFVKGCRPLIGLDGCFLKGYYGGQLLTAMSLDANNHVFVIAYAVTRAENTENWMWFLTRLQDDLGDHQVRGWNLMSDQQKVTSFANLF is encoded by the coding sequence ATGGGAGGGCCAGTAGAAGATGAACTAGGAGGTCCAGCAGTGGTTAATGAGAAGAGTGACAGTGATGACTACAACTATGAATATGCTTCTGAAGAGTGTCATACCCCGGTATCTTCTGAGGATCAGAGGACAATGCACGGACTTGATTTCAATGAAGAAAATGAATATGGAGAGGTTCGGTTTGAGCTTGGAATGCAATTTTCGACTATGGAGAAATTTAAGAAGGCCTTGAAGGATGTATTTGTTTGGGATGGAAGAGATTGCATGTATATCAAGAATGAGAAGGAGAGGGTCAGGGCTAGATGTGCGGAGGAGAACTGTCCATGGTTAATATATATGGCAAGGAACTCAAAAACAATGGCATTTGAGATAAAAACATTTCACAACAAGCATACATGTGGAAGGGATTATGGAAGCAATTTGGCCGATAGGGCATGGGTCACAGATAAGCTGGAAAAAAGGTTGGCAACACAGCCTAAGCTAACACCGAGGGAAGCAACGGAGCATATGAAACAGGACTACAATGTTCAGGTCCATCCAAAAATGATCCAAAAGGCTTTGAAAGCAGCCAGGGAAATTGTTGTTGGGAATGACAAGGCACAATATGGGAAGTTGTGGGATTATTTACAAGAGTTGCACAGGAGTAACCCAGGCAGCACGGCTGACATGTGTGTTGACCCAATTCTGCAATCTCTACCGCTGTTTGACAAAATTTACATATGCTTAGATGCGTGCAGAAATGGTTTTGTTAAGGGTTGTAGACCACTAATAGGCCTAGATGGATGCTTTTTAAAGGGGTATTATGGAGGCCAACTCCTAACTGCAATGTCACTTGATGCTAACAACCATGTATTCGTTATTGCATATGCTGTTACAAGAGCAGAAAATACAGAGAACTGGATGTGGTTCTTAACTCGACTTCAGGATGATTTGGGAGACCATCAAGTGCGTGGATGGAATCTCATGTCCGACCAACAGAAGGTAACATCATTTGCCAACCTATTCTGA